One genomic window of Deltaproteobacteria bacterium includes the following:
- a CDS encoding tetratricopeptide repeat protein, with the protein MKTTSLFSLALVLAVFLAMDWVGPEARAMTAYWGRHPQKDRLVFHFEKSLPDFSIHRTGPRELTLELPANIWSAEIKPGPVDLRGSRLLERVLATESGAVITLKTNAFGYVYFPLLDDKKIVVDVHRDPSGAKWTPPTPSPPFQDKAGTEPDPPTIKQLEGQPEPSPNEDIPVADPEPVFTEAPMQAASDEMSQEKPEIDPVQDMGPFYRLRAPVSLEGPETAPVFRSGQIDRTGPRPVAASTPPPETQTVQDPVQIETAPAPDASESDVAEPSTAEPEPEADSEEEYPPESPDDKNVTTGSLESLNATAEAFETFWLNTKAAMQNGELALALGNIQRMLDHPRLPASMVEELQFEMADLLFEIHRDDPRSNYRIIMDAYQAAVNSNPKSARVPAALLNMGYLSLQVGNLPEADGYFNFLRQKYPESPYVPATYFYWAEYHYRQGEYQQAADNFQTIVQKFPDSRSARSAAVGLARSLEKLRFFRQALEIVDYIEKRWPRYYVEDPSFLTVAGNVKLVAKQYEAAKLDLWTYYNLEPDGEQADLALARVGDVYVLTDHNKAARTVYELAVERFPSREGGLIARMRLAEEGIYDTPSIQDMFSVFDRPYNLRPWQIYTDIVTEFPDSPLAPVALVKLAMWQLWEKQYRQVFQTVSDFLDRYPSSELKGNALDAAREAFAQLLPLETIAENYQAIVNIWDRWTFLHEGLSPASRLAVATALWRTGQSVQAIALADPFVSGQIPYSAQSEPALDLILNILVSARSWDRILDIEEKTRFWRLSQAGQRQLSYAQALALENLGRVDQAVPLWRKLAADIELSSGQRAFALYFLAQYATSRDDLENVYIFSQQALSIFMEEEGNEEEIKNCLDLLIRTTERTGRHQEALGWALEYANYVPKGSPDWPSFAYRLATLYRTNADTELWQKTLEAVIKEDPDSLYSKMAASDLQAATIKERYSQFE; encoded by the coding sequence GTGAAAACAACATCCCTTTTCAGTCTTGCCCTTGTCCTGGCGGTCTTTCTGGCCATGGACTGGGTCGGCCCAGAAGCTCGGGCCATGACTGCCTACTGGGGCCGCCATCCCCAGAAGGACCGTCTCGTGTTTCACTTCGAAAAAAGCCTTCCCGACTTCTCTATCCACCGGACCGGGCCACGTGAACTGACTCTAGAACTGCCCGCAAACATATGGTCTGCGGAGATCAAGCCCGGCCCTGTGGACCTCCGGGGATCCCGTCTCCTCGAGCGGGTCCTCGCCACCGAATCCGGGGCCGTGATAACCCTGAAGACGAATGCCTTTGGATACGTCTACTTTCCTCTTCTTGATGACAAGAAAATTGTCGTCGATGTTCATAGGGACCCCAGTGGGGCCAAGTGGACTCCACCGACGCCCTCCCCGCCATTCCAGGACAAGGCCGGAACCGAACCGGACCCTCCGACCATTAAACAACTCGAAGGACAACCCGAACCGTCGCCAAACGAGGATATTCCGGTTGCCGACCCCGAACCGGTCTTCACCGAAGCCCCCATGCAGGCCGCCAGCGACGAAATGTCCCAGGAAAAACCCGAAATCGACCCTGTACAGGACATGGGGCCGTTCTATCGACTTCGGGCCCCGGTTTCTCTTGAGGGTCCCGAGACGGCTCCGGTCTTCAGGTCTGGACAAATTGACAGGACCGGCCCGAGGCCAGTTGCGGCTTCAACCCCACCCCCGGAAACCCAGACAGTACAGGATCCGGTGCAAATCGAAACGGCTCCGGCGCCGGACGCCTCGGAATCTGACGTCGCTGAGCCTTCAACGGCTGAACCGGAACCTGAGGCCGATTCCGAGGAAGAGTATCCGCCCGAATCCCCGGACGACAAAAATGTCACGACCGGGTCCCTGGAAAGCCTGAACGCCACTGCCGAGGCATTCGAAACCTTCTGGTTGAACACCAAGGCCGCCATGCAAAACGGGGAGTTGGCCCTGGCTCTCGGAAACATACAGCGCATGCTCGACCACCCCAGACTCCCGGCATCCATGGTCGAGGAACTTCAGTTCGAGATGGCCGATCTGCTCTTTGAAATCCACAGGGACGATCCGAGATCCAACTATCGAATCATCATGGACGCCTACCAGGCGGCCGTGAACAGCAACCCCAAATCGGCGCGGGTGCCTGCCGCCCTTCTGAACATGGGGTATCTGAGCCTACAGGTCGGCAACCTTCCCGAGGCCGACGGTTACTTCAACTTCCTTCGCCAAAAATATCCGGAAAGTCCTTACGTTCCGGCCACCTATTTCTACTGGGCCGAATACCATTACCGGCAGGGTGAATACCAGCAGGCCGCCGACAACTTTCAGACCATTGTCCAAAAATTCCCTGACTCCCGTTCGGCCCGGAGCGCAGCAGTCGGCTTGGCCCGGAGCCTCGAGAAACTCAGGTTTTTCCGACAAGCCCTCGAAATTGTGGATTATATCGAGAAGCGATGGCCCCGCTATTACGTCGAGGATCCGTCTTTCTTGACGGTGGCCGGGAACGTGAAGCTGGTCGCAAAACAGTACGAAGCGGCCAAGCTGGACCTGTGGACGTACTACAACCTCGAACCGGACGGAGAACAGGCCGACTTGGCCTTGGCCCGTGTCGGAGATGTCTACGTTCTGACCGACCACAACAAGGCAGCCCGAACAGTATATGAACTGGCCGTTGAGCGTTTCCCGTCCCGGGAGGGTGGCCTCATCGCCAGAATGCGTCTCGCTGAGGAGGGCATCTACGACACCCCGTCCATCCAAGATATGTTCTCAGTTTTCGATCGGCCGTACAATCTCAGACCATGGCAAATCTACACCGACATCGTCACTGAATTCCCGGACAGCCCCCTAGCCCCCGTGGCCTTGGTCAAGCTGGCCATGTGGCAACTCTGGGAAAAGCAGTATCGCCAAGTCTTCCAGACCGTGTCCGATTTCCTGGACCGCTACCCCTCCAGCGAGCTCAAAGGCAACGCCCTGGACGCCGCCCGGGAGGCCTTCGCCCAGCTTTTGCCCCTGGAGACCATCGCCGAAAACTATCAGGCCATCGTCAATATCTGGGACAGATGGACATTCCTGCACGAAGGCCTGTCTCCAGCTTCCAGGCTGGCGGTGGCCACGGCCTTGTGGAGGACCGGACAAAGCGTCCAGGCCATTGCCTTAGCCGATCCCTTCGTCTCAGGCCAAATTCCCTACTCGGCCCAATCCGAACCCGCTCTCGATCTGATTCTGAACATCCTGGTTTCCGCCAGGTCCTGGGACCGGATCCTGGATATCGAGGAAAAAACCAGGTTCTGGCGTCTCAGCCAGGCCGGACAAAGACAATTGTCCTACGCTCAGGCCCTGGCCCTGGAAAACCTTGGCCGGGTCGATCAGGCCGTGCCCCTCTGGAGAAAATTGGCCGCGGACATTGAGCTCTCTTCGGGACAACGGGCCTTTGCCCTCTACTTCCTGGCCCAGTACGCCACAAGCCGGGACGACCTGGAGAACGTCTACATTTTTTCTCAGCAGGCTCTGTCAATTTTCATGGAGGAGGAGGGAAACGAGGAGGAAATCAAGAATTGCCTGGACCTACTGATCAGAACCACCGAGAGGACCGGCCGACACCAGGAGGCCCTAGGCTGGGCACTTGAGTACGCGAACTACGTCCCCAAAGGCAGTCCGGACTGGCCCTCCTTCGCCTACCGTCTGGCCACCCTGTACCGGACCAACGCCGATACCGAACTCTGGCAAAAAACCCTTGAAGCCGTTATCAAAGAGGACCCTGACAGTCTCTACAGCAAGATGGCAGCCTCGGATCTCCAGGCCGCTACCATCAAGGAACGCTACAGTCAGTTCGAATAA
- a CDS encoding sigma-54-dependent Fis family transcriptional regulator — MALKTSGIIGRSKALQDVFKILEKVAPTDSTVLVTGESGTGKELLVRALHENSRRFGQPFVPINCGAIPKDLLESELFGHEKGAFTHAIRTRSGRFELASGGTVFLDEIGEMDLSLQVKILRVLQEKEFERVGGTRTMKTDVRVVAATNRNLEEEVRLGHFQEDLFYRLNVIPIHLPPLRERGDDILLLAKSFLERFCRDRDRRVLELRPDAERLILAYSWPGNIRELENFMERMSILCDSERITCSDLPPKVLAETGALPPETESRFESAADFRMPVLKDMQDRNLGLKEFIDLLEEGLLLEAMDQADGVKNRAAELLGIKRTTLIEKLKKRNLG, encoded by the coding sequence ATGGCGCTGAAGACAAGCGGTATCATCGGCCGCAGCAAGGCTCTCCAGGATGTCTTCAAAATCCTGGAAAAGGTCGCCCCCACCGACAGCACGGTTCTCGTAACCGGTGAGTCCGGCACAGGCAAGGAACTCCTGGTCAGAGCCCTCCACGAGAACAGCCGACGATTCGGGCAGCCCTTCGTGCCCATCAACTGCGGGGCCATCCCCAAAGACCTGCTCGAATCCGAACTGTTTGGGCATGAAAAGGGGGCCTTCACCCACGCCATTCGGACCCGCTCAGGACGATTCGAGCTGGCCAGCGGCGGAACGGTCTTCCTGGACGAGATCGGAGAGATGGATCTCTCCCTGCAGGTCAAGATTCTGCGTGTTCTCCAGGAGAAAGAATTTGAGCGGGTTGGCGGAACCCGGACCATGAAGACCGACGTCCGGGTGGTCGCGGCCACCAACCGCAACCTGGAGGAGGAGGTCCGGCTGGGGCATTTTCAGGAAGACCTCTTCTATCGTCTGAACGTCATTCCCATCCACCTCCCGCCATTGCGCGAACGCGGCGACGACATCCTCCTTTTGGCCAAATCCTTCCTAGAACGGTTCTGCCGCGACCGCGACCGTCGCGTCCTGGAACTTCGGCCCGACGCCGAGCGCCTCATACTGGCCTACTCCTGGCCCGGAAATATCCGGGAACTCGAAAACTTCATGGAGCGAATGAGCATTCTCTGTGACAGTGAACGTATAACCTGCTCCGACCTCCCGCCCAAGGTCCTGGCCGAAACCGGTGCCCTCCCTCCTGAAACGGAGTCCCGCTTTGAATCCGCGGCCGATTTCAGAATGCCCGTACTCAAGGACATGCAGGACAGGAACCTAGGCCTCAAGGAATTCATCGACCTCCTGGAGGAGGGTCTGCTGCTCGAGGCCATGGATCAGGCCGATGGGGTCAAGAACCGGGCCGCCGAGCTCCTCGGCATCAAGAGAACGACCCTCATCGAGAAGCTGAAGAAACGAAACCTGGGATGA
- the sfsA gene encoding DNA/RNA nuclease SfsA: protein MNGREPDARVPLPEGSVRAEFISRSKRFLIQARFRQEEIGVHTNNSGSMLGLLRPGAEILVSPARNPLRKLPWTLELARLGELWVGVNTQMPNRMLRVAWETGTIPELRDWGSYRAEVAAGESRLDARLESGGRRLWVEAKNVTLVEDGVAWFPDAETERGRKHLRELAALARGGDEVACFYLIQRADAQCFGPADFIDPEFARLFYRAMKAGVRIWPYRAEINEKWIGLGSKLPLVRP, encoded by the coding sequence ATGAACGGCCGTGAACCTGACGCCAGGGTCCCTTTGCCCGAAGGAAGCGTACGGGCCGAATTCATATCAAGGTCCAAGCGGTTTCTGATCCAGGCTAGGTTCCGGCAAGAGGAAATCGGGGTGCACACCAACAACTCGGGATCCATGCTCGGGCTCTTGCGGCCCGGGGCGGAAATTCTGGTCTCCCCGGCACGGAACCCCCTTCGAAAGCTCCCCTGGACTTTGGAGTTAGCCCGCCTTGGAGAACTCTGGGTGGGAGTGAATACCCAGATGCCAAACCGGATGCTCAGGGTGGCATGGGAAACCGGGACCATTCCCGAACTGCGGGATTGGGGGTCGTATCGGGCCGAAGTAGCGGCGGGCGAAAGCCGCTTGGACGCCAGACTGGAGTCCGGGGGCCGCCGTTTATGGGTTGAGGCCAAGAACGTGACCCTGGTTGAAGACGGTGTGGCCTGGTTTCCGGACGCCGAGACCGAGAGGGGACGGAAGCATCTCCGTGAGCTCGCTGCGCTGGCCCGGGGCGGGGACGAAGTGGCCTGCTTCTATCTCATTCAACGGGCCGATGCGCAGTGTTTCGGCCCGGCGGACTTCATCGATCCGGAGTTTGCCCGTCTCTTTTATCGAGCCATGAAGGCCGGAGTCAGGATCTGGCCCTATCGGGCGGAGATCAACGAAAAATGGATCGGGCTGGGCTCCAAGCTACCTCTGGTTCGGCCCTGA
- the topA gene encoding type I DNA topoisomerase codes for MKKDLIIVESPAKIKTIKKILGSGFEVEASVGHVRDLPAKVLGVDEDRDFLPMYEVIPGKTKVVAKLKKAAANADTVYLAPDPDREGEAIAWHVAELIRNENPNLKRIQFNEITPRAIREALDHPGELRESVFSSQQARRILDRLVGYKLSPLLWSKVKRGISAGRVQSVALRLIVDRERERQAFTPEEYWVFKAHLDTELKERIIVDLWKVNGKKPNISSAQQAQELQLDIRNSAFAVASVEEKERRRQPRPPFITSTLQQEASSRLGYPAKKTMGVAQKLYEGVELGSRGTTALITYMRTDSVRVADDARQAAAQWIDETLGKDYLPAKPRTYKSKGSAQDAHEAIRPVDPNLTPDEVHALLPADQYRLYRLIWERFMASQMADARFWDTTVTVEAGRTAWRVKGERLIFPGFMAVLSGSDGQERSIELPALAAGQSLALADVDAQQKFTQPPPKYSEASLVKKLEEEGIGRPSTYAAIISTLQDREYVVIVDRHFNPTDLGMVVSDLLVAHFSRLMDTGFTARMEEDLDNVAVGKVDWVDLLKSFAREFDPTLSKAMKEMDSVKGGIGTELSCPLCGSDLVIKFGKNGNFLACTKYPDCGFTSNYSRDEDGNLVIEKPRPQEREVVGTCPECGRELHLKRSRTGSRFIGCSGYPDCRHTEPLTTGVACPREGCAGTLVEKSSRRGKIFYSCDQYPKCDYALWDMPVQGTCPECGSPLLVQKKSKTGETHIACPVRGCSYRREED; via the coding sequence ATGAAAAAGGATCTCATCATCGTCGAGTCTCCGGCAAAAATCAAAACCATCAAGAAAATCCTCGGATCCGGTTTTGAGGTCGAGGCCTCGGTCGGCCATGTTCGGGACCTTCCAGCCAAAGTTCTGGGCGTGGACGAAGACCGAGACTTCCTCCCCATGTACGAGGTCATCCCGGGCAAGACCAAGGTCGTCGCCAAGCTCAAAAAGGCTGCGGCCAACGCCGATACGGTCTACCTGGCCCCGGATCCGGACCGCGAAGGAGAGGCCATCGCCTGGCATGTGGCCGAACTCATCCGAAACGAGAACCCGAACCTGAAGCGGATCCAATTCAACGAAATCACTCCCCGGGCCATCCGCGAGGCCCTTGATCACCCGGGTGAACTTCGGGAAAGCGTCTTCAGTTCCCAGCAGGCCAGAAGAATCCTGGACAGGCTCGTGGGCTACAAGCTCTCCCCCCTTCTGTGGAGCAAGGTCAAGCGGGGCATTTCCGCCGGTCGGGTTCAATCCGTGGCCCTACGTCTCATCGTCGACCGGGAACGGGAACGTCAGGCGTTCACTCCCGAGGAATACTGGGTTTTCAAGGCCCATCTGGACACCGAACTCAAGGAACGGATCATCGTCGACCTCTGGAAGGTGAACGGCAAAAAACCCAACATCTCTTCCGCCCAACAGGCGCAGGAGTTGCAGTTGGACATCAGGAACTCCGCTTTCGCCGTTGCCTCGGTCGAAGAAAAGGAACGGCGCCGCCAGCCCCGACCACCATTTATCACCTCCACCCTCCAGCAGGAGGCCAGCAGCCGACTTGGCTACCCGGCCAAGAAGACCATGGGCGTGGCCCAGAAATTGTACGAAGGCGTCGAACTCGGCTCAAGAGGCACGACCGCCCTCATTACTTACATGCGAACCGATTCGGTCCGCGTGGCCGATGACGCGCGTCAGGCGGCCGCCCAATGGATCGATGAAACCCTGGGGAAAGACTATCTGCCCGCCAAACCCCGCACATACAAAAGCAAGGGCTCGGCCCAAGACGCCCACGAGGCCATCCGTCCCGTCGATCCGAATCTGACCCCGGACGAGGTCCACGCTCTCCTGCCTGCTGACCAGTACCGGCTATACAGATTGATATGGGAACGGTTCATGGCATCCCAGATGGCTGATGCCCGCTTCTGGGACACCACCGTCACCGTCGAGGCAGGGAGAACAGCCTGGAGAGTCAAGGGTGAGCGTCTCATCTTTCCGGGGTTCATGGCCGTACTCTCGGGATCCGACGGCCAAGAGCGCAGCATTGAGCTACCTGCCCTGGCAGCTGGCCAGTCACTGGCCCTGGCGGACGTCGATGCCCAGCAGAAGTTCACCCAGCCCCCGCCCAAATACTCTGAGGCCTCCCTAGTCAAAAAGCTCGAAGAGGAGGGAATCGGTCGGCCGTCGACCTACGCGGCCATCATTTCCACGCTTCAGGACCGCGAATATGTCGTCATAGTCGACCGACATTTCAACCCTACCGACCTCGGCATGGTCGTCAGCGACCTGCTGGTGGCCCATTTTTCACGTCTCATGGACACCGGGTTCACGGCACGGATGGAAGAGGACCTGGACAACGTGGCCGTCGGCAAGGTCGACTGGGTCGACCTCCTCAAAAGCTTCGCCCGGGAATTCGACCCGACGCTGTCCAAAGCCATGAAGGAAATGGACTCGGTCAAGGGCGGGATCGGAACCGAGCTGTCCTGTCCTCTCTGCGGCAGCGACCTGGTCATCAAATTCGGCAAAAACGGAAACTTCCTGGCCTGCACGAAATACCCGGACTGCGGCTTCACCAGCAACTACTCCCGGGACGAGGATGGAAACCTAGTCATCGAAAAACCCAGGCCTCAGGAACGGGAAGTCGTCGGGACCTGTCCTGAATGCGGCCGGGAACTCCACCTCAAGCGATCCAGGACCGGAAGCCGGTTCATCGGCTGCTCCGGCTATCCGGACTGCCGGCACACGGAACCCCTGACCACCGGAGTAGCATGTCCCAGGGAGGGCTGCGCTGGAACTCTGGTGGAAAAAAGCAGCCGCCGGGGTAAAATCTTCTATTCCTGCGACCAATATCCAAAATGCGACTACGCTCTCTGGGACATGCCTGTTCAAGGCACCTGTCCGGAATGCGGTTCGCCTCTTTTGGTCCAAAAAAAGTCCAAGACCGGAGAGACACACATCGCCTGCCCTGTCCGGGGATGCTCCTACAGGCGGGAAGAGGATTGA
- a CDS encoding GTPase Era, with protein MRDHKFGAVALIGPPNAGKSTLLNIAIGQKVAIVTPKPQTTRNRITGILSRPDAQVLFLDTPGIHRLPGTMNRLLLRSAWGALGSANTVCLVLDAVRYADRPELLDRDMAPIGDRLLDMKVSLFTALNKIDEIKAKPKLLPLLEACASRLPSAEIHPVSARTGEGVQDLLERLIDSLPPGPAVYPEDELSTLPLRFLVSEIVREKLFLRMAQELPYHLAVEVEAWEDLAEKSLTRISVLIYVSQERYKGMVVGRQGSVLKSVGTQSRVEIEDMIERKVDLQLWVKVKKRWTENPSFMESLGLGSS; from the coding sequence ATGAGAGATCACAAGTTCGGAGCGGTTGCCCTGATCGGTCCTCCCAACGCGGGAAAGTCGACCCTCCTGAATATCGCCATCGGCCAGAAGGTGGCCATTGTCACCCCCAAACCTCAGACGACCCGGAATAGGATCACGGGCATTTTGTCCCGGCCTGATGCCCAGGTCCTTTTTCTGGACACCCCTGGAATTCACCGTCTTCCCGGGACGATGAACCGGCTGCTTTTGCGGTCGGCCTGGGGAGCGTTGGGGTCGGCGAACACCGTCTGTCTGGTTCTGGATGCTGTCCGGTACGCAGACCGGCCCGAGCTTCTGGATCGGGATATGGCCCCCATTGGGGACCGTCTTCTGGATATGAAAGTCAGCTTGTTTACTGCATTGAACAAGATTGACGAAATCAAGGCCAAGCCCAAGCTTTTGCCGCTGCTAGAAGCCTGCGCCTCCCGGCTGCCATCGGCCGAAATTCATCCCGTTTCAGCCAGAACCGGGGAGGGGGTCCAGGATCTTTTGGAACGTTTGATCGATTCACTGCCTCCGGGTCCGGCCGTGTATCCCGAAGATGAACTGTCCACCCTGCCCCTCAGGTTCCTGGTTTCCGAGATTGTCCGGGAAAAGCTGTTTTTGCGCATGGCCCAGGAACTCCCGTATCACTTGGCCGTAGAGGTTGAGGCATGGGAGGACCTGGCGGAGAAAAGTCTAACCAGAATTTCGGTACTGATTTATGTCTCCCAGGAACGATACAAGGGCATGGTCGTCGGTCGACAGGGCAGTGTGCTCAAATCGGTCGGGACCCAGTCCCGGGTTGAAATCGAGGACATGATCGAACGGAAGGTCGATCTCCAACTTTGGGTCAAGGTCAAAAAGAGGTGGACCGAGAACCCATCCTTCATGGAAAGCCTGGGCTTGGGATCCAGCTGA
- a CDS encoding motility protein A (Homolog of MotA, appears to be involved in motility on surfaces and under different ionic conditions. With MotS (a MotB homolog) forms the ion channels that couple flagellar rotation to proton/sodium motive force across the membrane and forms the stator elements of the rotary flagellar machine.), with product MDLATVFGILLAFGLVLAGIGSNILMFVDLPSMLIVLGGTIGATLVNYPLGHVLGVIGVLKKTILSKLDQPSTIIAQFMDYANRARREGILSLEPLLKEVKDDYLRKGLQLTVDGLEPQTIQEILETEINYLEGRHETGAEIVSAMGGYAPAMGMIGTVIGLVMMLQTMDDPASIGPSMAVALITTFYGAILANLVFNPLAGKLKARSKEEILIRGMILEGILAISKGENPRIIEEKLNSYLPPKVRKVSS from the coding sequence ATGGATCTGGCAACCGTTTTCGGCATCCTCCTGGCCTTTGGCCTTGTCTTGGCGGGTATCGGCTCGAACATCCTCATGTTCGTGGATCTGCCCTCCATGCTCATCGTTCTCGGAGGGACGATCGGGGCAACCCTGGTCAACTACCCTCTTGGCCACGTCTTGGGGGTGATCGGCGTTCTGAAGAAAACCATTTTGAGCAAGCTCGATCAGCCTTCGACCATCATTGCCCAGTTCATGGACTACGCCAATCGGGCTCGACGTGAGGGCATTTTGTCCCTGGAGCCGCTGCTCAAAGAGGTCAAGGACGACTATCTGCGAAAAGGGTTGCAGCTGACCGTCGATGGTCTGGAACCTCAGACCATCCAGGAAATTCTCGAGACCGAGATCAATTACCTTGAAGGGCGTCACGAAACCGGAGCTGAGATCGTCTCGGCCATGGGGGGGTACGCCCCGGCCATGGGCATGATCGGTACGGTCATCGGTCTGGTAATGATGCTCCAGACCATGGATGACCCGGCTTCCATCGGCCCATCCATGGCCGTGGCCCTGATCACGACGTTCTACGGCGCGATCCTGGCCAACTTGGTGTTCAACCCCCTAGCAGGCAAACTCAAGGCCAGGAGCAAGGAGGAAATCCTCATCCGAGGCATGATACTGGAAGGGATTCTCGCTATTTCCAAGGGGGAGAACCCTCGGATCATCGAGGAGAAGCTTAATAGTTACTTGCCGCCAAAGGTGCGCAAAGTCAGCTCCTGA
- a CDS encoding OmpA family protein, whose translation MAKKKSSDNEVPAWMITFSDLMTLLLTFFVLLLSMSAILDERKRRVVLGSVIGAFGIGDKGVDALTTKPKSQMVEPGPIEDVKDLEFVRPMVWDDKTLDLDFQSNRFIQVVTVGSDILFAPGSWELSIQGMASLDKLLPGLQQVEYPLLLAGHSGILRDELGEVYRAADQEDGLRMEAWQISLYRTLTVYRYLLDGGVDPEKLRMEAFGSTKPRVSNDTPEGREANRRVEFILDKRNSSWAARLEAPSEAKVEKGRFMFKDFIFDLK comes from the coding sequence ATGGCCAAGAAGAAGTCCTCGGACAATGAAGTGCCGGCTTGGATGATCACTTTTTCAGACCTGATGACCCTCCTGCTGACTTTTTTCGTTCTTTTACTCAGTATGTCGGCCATTCTGGATGAGAGAAAGCGCCGCGTGGTGCTCGGTTCGGTTATCGGAGCCTTCGGCATCGGCGACAAGGGGGTGGACGCGTTGACCACAAAGCCCAAGTCGCAGATGGTCGAGCCTGGGCCTATCGAGGACGTCAAGGATTTGGAGTTCGTCCGACCCATGGTCTGGGATGACAAGACCCTGGACCTGGACTTCCAGTCCAACCGTTTCATCCAGGTCGTGACCGTGGGCTCCGACATTCTCTTCGCTCCGGGGAGTTGGGAACTGAGTATCCAGGGCATGGCCTCCCTGGACAAGCTGCTTCCGGGTCTGCAGCAGGTGGAGTATCCGCTGCTGCTGGCCGGTCACAGCGGAATCCTTAGGGACGAACTGGGAGAGGTCTACCGGGCGGCCGACCAAGAAGACGGGCTGCGCATGGAGGCTTGGCAGATTTCCCTGTATCGGACTCTGACGGTCTACCGCTATTTGCTCGACGGCGGAGTGGATCCCGAAAAGCTGAGGATGGAAGCCTTCGGATCAACGAAGCCAAGGGTTTCCAATGATACTCCCGAAGGTCGGGAGGCCAATCGGAGGGTCGAGTTCATTCTTGACAAGCGCAATTCGAGCTGGGCGGCCCGGCTCGAGGCACCGTCAGAGGCCAAGGTCGAGAAGGGCCGGTTTATGTTCAAGGACTTCATCTTCGACCTGAAGTGA
- a CDS encoding flagellar motor protein MotB yields MARRSREKSGGGAKNAWMVTFSDLMTLLLTFFVLLLSMSSMDRSIIREIITVFEKDAGFLSVKGSGKIETRFEILQKILRDPSEVLIDKQRIKDLLFPDEILPPEINKNTLDENLEILLRPEGVALVLSDGILFSSGSASLSDTARFALGEILKLILVSPADVNVAGYTDSVPASNPDNPTLSAMRGMAVLDFYLGQRLDPKRFSVSAYGPNFPLASNDTPEGRGKNRRVEILLKTKAFTYL; encoded by the coding sequence GTGGCCAGAAGAAGCAGAGAAAAATCCGGCGGCGGGGCCAAGAATGCTTGGATGGTCACCTTTTCGGATCTGATGACTCTCCTGTTGACCTTTTTCGTCCTTCTGCTCAGCATGTCCTCCATGGACAGGAGTATCATCCGGGAGATCATCACGGTCTTTGAAAAGGATGCCGGGTTCCTATCGGTCAAAGGGTCCGGCAAGATCGAGACTAGGTTCGAGATTCTGCAGAAGATTCTCAGAGATCCCAGCGAGGTGCTCATAGACAAACAGCGGATCAAGGACCTCCTGTTTCCGGACGAAATCCTTCCGCCGGAGATCAACAAGAACACCCTAGACGAAAATCTGGAGATTCTTCTCCGGCCTGAGGGAGTGGCTTTGGTCCTGTCCGACGGAATTCTCTTCAGCTCAGGCTCGGCATCTCTGAGCGACACGGCCCGATTTGCGCTCGGCGAAATCCTTAAACTCATCCTGGTCTCTCCCGCAGATGTGAACGTGGCCGGCTACACGGACTCGGTACCGGCAAGCAACCCGGACAACCCGACACTCTCGGCCATGCGTGGGATGGCCGTCCTCGACTTCTATCTCGGCCAGCGTCTCGATCCAAAGCGCTTCAGCGTATCGGCTTATGGGCCGAACTTTCCTTTGGCGAGCAACGACACTCCGGAAGGGCGAGGCAAGAATCGCAGGGTCGAGATTTTGCTCAAAACCAAGGCGTTCACCTATCTCTAG
- a CDS encoding flagellar basal body-associated FliL family protein — protein sequence MAKKEEAPEKGTQKKKSGMLKWIILAVLLLVLAGGGFFAYKYFFASDGQVGSEGGVEVQGEKKSKDDGVVNMVSMPSFVVNLADPLGRRYLKISLEMELVGKDAPAKFQKEMPKIKDKLLLLLSSKSYSDLSSMAAKVELKTEIVNRANLVLGENIVKQVFYTEFIIQ from the coding sequence ATGGCCAAGAAGGAAGAAGCCCCGGAAAAGGGCACACAGAAGAAAAAAAGCGGAATGCTTAAGTGGATCATTCTGGCGGTTCTGCTCTTGGTATTGGCCGGGGGGGGCTTTTTCGCCTATAAGTACTTTTTCGCCTCGGACGGTCAGGTAGGATCGGAGGGTGGAGTCGAGGTCCAGGGCGAGAAGAAGAGCAAGGACGACGGCGTGGTGAATATGGTTTCCATGCCTTCCTTCGTGGTCAATCTGGCTGACCCCCTAGGTCGTCGCTATCTGAAAATCTCCCTCGAGATGGAGCTTGTCGGAAAGGATGCTCCAGCCAAATTCCAGAAAGAGATGCCCAAGATAAAGGACAAGCTTCTGCTGCTGTTGTCGAGCAAAAGCTACTCCGATTTATCCTCCATGGCTGCCAAGGTCGAGCTGAAGACCGAGATTGTCAATAGAGCCAATCTGGTCCTAGGAGAGAATATCGTCAAACAGGTTTTTTACACGGAGTTTATCATACAGTGA